The genomic DNA AATTAAGATTTTTTTTCCTGAATATTTATATGACATCGTGTATCCTTAAAGAGATAACTCCTATTAATAACAATATAAAAGATATTATCCAAAATCTAATAGTAATTAAAGGTTCTGACAATCCTTTTATTTCATAATGATGATGAATTGGAGCCATTTTGAATATTCTTTTTTTTCTCATTTTAAAATAAATAACTTGTAATATGACAGACATGGTTTCAATAACAAAAATACCACCCATTAATAATAATAATAATTCTTGATGTAATAATATCGATATTATTCCTAGTGCTCCACCTAATGATAAAGACCCAACATCTCCCATAAATATTTTAGCCGGATAAGTATTAAACCATAAAAAACCTAATCCAGAACCTACAATTGATGCACATAAAACACTAAGTTCATTCGATTTCTCTGAATATGAAATATTTATATTATTACATATATTAATATCAGAGCTAAAAAAAGCAATTAAACCAAATCCAAAGGATAAAAAAATTACTGGCATTATTGCTAATCCATCTAATCCATCTGTTAAGTTTACTCCATTACTTGAACCAACAATCACTAAGTAAGATAAAAATATATAAAGATAATTTATTTTAAAAGATATTGCTTTATAGAAAGGAATAATTATTTCTATAGCGATACTATTTTCTTGATGAGCATACATAATATAAAGAAGTAATATAGCAATTATTGATAATCCAAGAAATTTATATAATATTTTTAAACCCACTGAATTTTGAAATTTAATTTTTTTGTAATCATCCAATAACCCAATTACACCATATCCTATTAAAATAAAAAGAACATACCAGATATATGTGTTGTTTAAATCGCAGTAAAAAAAAGTAGAAAAAAATATTGAAATAACAATAAACACTCCACCCATAGTAGGAGTATTGTTTTTCTTGAAATGTCCGGTAGGACCTTCTGTTCTTATTATTTGAAATGTTTGAAATTTTTTAAAATACGATATAATATATGGTCCAACAAATAAATTTATAAAAAACGATGTTAATAAACTAAATATTATTCGACAAGAAATTAAAGCAAACATTTTAATATTTAAGTATTGGTTAATTAAAAATATCATTTTTTTTAGACTCATGCATCAAATATTCTACAATTGTTTCCATTTTCATATTACGCGAACCTTTAATGAGAACTGTGCTTTTATTTTGCATCAAAATTGTTTCTTTAAGATCTTTCTTTAATAGATTTTTTTGTTTTATGGAAAAATGTTTTGCATTTTTACATATTTTATAAATTTCATGACTGTATTTTCCAAAACTAAAAATATAATCAATATTTGATAAGCTAGAAATATTTCCTATAATTTTATGATATAACACACTTTTTTCACCTAATTCTGCCATGTCTCCTATAACTAATATTTTATAACCTGGCATTTTTTCTAAAATTTTAATTGAGATAATCATAGAAGCTACGTTGGCATTATACGTATCATTAATTAAAATAATATTTTTACTTAATTTAATAGGTTCTAATCGACCCGGTATAATAGGAGATTCTAATAATCCAGTTTGGATTTGTTTTAATGGTGTATTAATTGCAAATGCGAGTGCGCTAGCAGCTAAAGCATTAGATATGCTTTGATACCCTAGGTAAGGTAATACAATATTTATTTTTCCAGATGGTGTATGCATAATAAAACATGTTTGATTTGCATAAATTTTAATATTAGTAGCAAAAAAATGACTTTCTTTTTTTTTTTAATAGAAAAATAAAATATTTTTTTATTTTGAATTTTTTTTATCCATTGTGAAAGATGGTTACTATCTAAATTAATAATAACTATACCTTGAT from Buchnera aphidicola (Aphis aurantii) includes the following:
- the mraY gene encoding phospho-N-acetylmuramoyl-pentapeptide-transferase; the protein is MIFLINQYLNIKMFALISCRIIFSLLTSFFINLFVGPYIISYFKKFQTFQIIRTEGPTGHFKKNNTPTMGGVFIVISIFFSTFFYCDLNNTYIWYVLFILIGYGVIGLLDDYKKIKFQNSVGLKILYKFLGLSIIAILLLYIMYAHQENSIAIEIIIPFYKAISFKINYLYIFLSYLVIVGSSNGVNLTDGLDGLAIMPVIFLSFGFGLIAFFSSDINICNNINISYSEKSNELSVLCASIVGSGLGFLWFNTYPAKIFMGDVGSLSLGGALGIISILLHQELLLLLMGGIFVIETMSVILQVIYFKMRKKRIFKMAPIHHHYEIKGLSEPLITIRFWIISFILLLIGVISLRIHDVI
- a CDS encoding glutamate ligase domain-containing protein, with the protein product MHTPSGKINIVLPYLGYQSISNALAASALAFAINTPLKQIQTGLLESPIIPGRLEPIKLSKNIILINDTYNANVASMIISIKILEKMPGYKILVIGDMAELGEKSVLYHKIIGNISSLSNIDYIFSFGKYSHEIYKICKNAKHFSIKQKNLLKKDLKETILMQNKSTVLIKGSRNMKMETIVEYLMHESKKNDIFN